The following proteins come from a genomic window of Chiroxiphia lanceolata isolate bChiLan1 chromosome 16, bChiLan1.pri, whole genome shotgun sequence:
- the JPT2 gene encoding jupiter microtubule associated homolog 2 isoform X2 codes for MLCPWYGPWEASVLTGPLKPRLRVLKPPGGGSSNLFGSTEEVSSSSRPHRMASNIFGASEQPQNIPKRTNPPGGKESGIFEDSSSAQPRPRMNPPGGKTSNIFGSPVSPSIVRAHPNKPKDHIVLKEDETPKKLEATENVKPQLEDGGKKKDVGKEEQCKEPEPKIDNHEPRLGPRPRSHNKVLNPPGGKSSIAFY; via the exons ATGCTCTGCCCTTGGTATGGTCCCTGGGAAGCGTCTGTTCTCACAGGACCTTTGAAACCACGTTTAAG GGTATTGAAGCCCCCGGGAGGAGGTTCTAGTAATCTCTTTGGGAGTACAGAAGAAGTGTCTTCTTCAAGCAGACCACACCGGATGGCATCCAATATTTTTGGAGCATCAGAACAACCTCAAAACATTCCAAAAAGAACAAACCCTCCAG gaggaaaagaaagtggcATTTTTGAGGACTCTAGTTCGGCTCAGCCTCGTCCGCGCATGAATCCACCTGGTGGGAAGACGAGCAATATCTTTGGGTCTCCTGTCTCTCCCAGCATTGTGCGAGCACACCCCAACAAGCCCAAG GATCACATTGTCTTGAAAGAAGATGAAACGCCAAAGAAGCTAGAAG CTACAGAAAATGTCAAACCACAGCTGGAAGATGGAGGCAAGAAAAAAGATGTGGGCAAAGAGGAGCAATGCAAAGAGCCAGAACCCAAGATAGACAATCACGAACCCCGCCTGGGGCCAAGGCCACGCTCACACAACAAAGTCCTCAATCCACCTGGGGGGAAATCCAGCATTGCCTTCTATTAG
- the JPT2 gene encoding jupiter microtubule associated homolog 2 isoform X1 codes for MDSFMIKLTHQEVGKICAELGNTLLEQLLKSRYWAQQNYLRVLKPPGGGSSNLFGSTEEVSSSSRPHRMASNIFGASEQPQNIPKRTNPPGGKESGIFEDSSSAQPRPRMNPPGGKTSNIFGSPVSPSIVRAHPNKPKDHIVLKEDETPKKLEATENVKPQLEDGGKKKDVGKEEQCKEPEPKIDNHEPRLGPRPRSHNKVLNPPGGKSSIAFY; via the exons ATGGATAGCTTTATGATCAAATTGACTCACCAGGAGGTTGGCAAAATTTGTGCTGAACTTGGGAATACTTTATTAGAACAGCTCTTGAAAAGTAGATACTGGGCACAGCAGAATTACCTGAG GGTATTGAAGCCCCCGGGAGGAGGTTCTAGTAATCTCTTTGGGAGTACAGAAGAAGTGTCTTCTTCAAGCAGACCACACCGGATGGCATCCAATATTTTTGGAGCATCAGAACAACCTCAAAACATTCCAAAAAGAACAAACCCTCCAG gaggaaaagaaagtggcATTTTTGAGGACTCTAGTTCGGCTCAGCCTCGTCCGCGCATGAATCCACCTGGTGGGAAGACGAGCAATATCTTTGGGTCTCCTGTCTCTCCCAGCATTGTGCGAGCACACCCCAACAAGCCCAAG GATCACATTGTCTTGAAAGAAGATGAAACGCCAAAGAAGCTAGAAG CTACAGAAAATGTCAAACCACAGCTGGAAGATGGAGGCAAGAAAAAAGATGTGGGCAAAGAGGAGCAATGCAAAGAGCCAGAACCCAAGATAGACAATCACGAACCCCGCCTGGGGCCAAGGCCACGCTCACACAACAAAGTCCTCAATCCACCTGGGGGGAAATCCAGCATTGCCTTCTATTAG
- the JPT2 gene encoding jupiter microtubule associated homolog 2 isoform X3: MFQGGEAEPAKPSSRVLKPPGGGSSNLFGSTEEVSSSSRPHRMASNIFGASEQPQNIPKRTNPPGGKESGIFEDSSSAQPRPRMNPPGGKTSNIFGSPVSPSIVRAHPNKPKDHIVLKEDETPKKLEATENVKPQLEDGGKKKDVGKEEQCKEPEPKIDNHEPRLGPRPRSHNKVLNPPGGKSSIAFY; encoded by the exons ATGTTCCAGGGCGGCGAGGCCGAGCCGGCCAAGCCTAGCTCCAG GGTATTGAAGCCCCCGGGAGGAGGTTCTAGTAATCTCTTTGGGAGTACAGAAGAAGTGTCTTCTTCAAGCAGACCACACCGGATGGCATCCAATATTTTTGGAGCATCAGAACAACCTCAAAACATTCCAAAAAGAACAAACCCTCCAG gaggaaaagaaagtggcATTTTTGAGGACTCTAGTTCGGCTCAGCCTCGTCCGCGCATGAATCCACCTGGTGGGAAGACGAGCAATATCTTTGGGTCTCCTGTCTCTCCCAGCATTGTGCGAGCACACCCCAACAAGCCCAAG GATCACATTGTCTTGAAAGAAGATGAAACGCCAAAGAAGCTAGAAG CTACAGAAAATGTCAAACCACAGCTGGAAGATGGAGGCAAGAAAAAAGATGTGGGCAAAGAGGAGCAATGCAAAGAGCCAGAACCCAAGATAGACAATCACGAACCCCGCCTGGGGCCAAGGCCACGCTCACACAACAAAGTCCTCAATCCACCTGGGGGGAAATCCAGCATTGCCTTCTATTAG